A region of Thermobifida halotolerans DNA encodes the following proteins:
- a CDS encoding tetratricopeptide repeat protein has product MEFADRLARAHELIDDEDYPGAVGAVEALIPELAAAFGEHHEDVLHARVLLAHTHNSAEEPERALALAHATLSDIEAHLGEEHPLAARAQLVIGRGLEILNRLDQAETWYRRAAGGGETLAMANLGFLRYSAGDTVEATAWWRRAAESGHVGAMNNLGFLYEETGNTGRAEAWYRRAVNRGHVGAMNNLGFLFGRTGQIAEARVWFRRAAEAGHVAAMANLGLLLYGAGDTGEAERWLRRAAEAGNVDAMTHLGHHYRKLGDTERAEEWFRRAADGQHP; this is encoded by the coding sequence GTGGAGTTTGCAGACCGGTTGGCCCGGGCGCACGAGCTGATCGACGACGAGGACTACCCCGGTGCGGTCGGCGCCGTCGAGGCGTTGATCCCGGAGTTGGCGGCGGCGTTCGGGGAGCACCACGAGGACGTGCTGCACGCCCGGGTGCTGCTGGCCCACACGCACAACAGCGCCGAGGAACCGGAGCGGGCACTGGCGCTGGCCCACGCGACGCTCTCCGACATCGAGGCCCACCTGGGAGAGGAGCATCCGCTGGCCGCCCGTGCGCAGTTGGTGATCGGCCGGGGGCTGGAGATCCTCAACCGCCTCGACCAGGCGGAGACCTGGTACCGGCGGGCCGCCGGTGGAGGGGAGACCCTGGCGATGGCCAACCTCGGCTTCCTCCGCTACTCGGCGGGAGACACGGTCGAGGCGACGGCGTGGTGGCGCAGGGCCGCCGAGTCGGGGCATGTCGGGGCGATGAACAACCTCGGCTTCCTCTACGAGGAGACGGGGAACACGGGGCGGGCGGAGGCGTGGTACCGCAGGGCCGTCAACCGGGGCCACGTCGGGGCGATGAACAACCTCGGCTTCCTCTTCGGCCGGACCGGGCAGATCGCCGAGGCCCGGGTCTGGTTCCGCAGGGCGGCCGAGGCGGGTCACGTCGCCGCCATGGCCAATCTGGGCCTCCTCCTCTACGGGGCCGGAGACACCGGAGAGGCGGAGAGGTGGCTGCGGCGGGCCGCCGAGGCGGGCAACGTCGACGCGATGACCCATCTCGGCCACCACTACCGGAAACTCGGGGACACGGAGCGCGCGGAGGAGTGGTTCCGCCGCGCGGCCGACGGACAGCACCCCTGA